The following are from one region of the Lytechinus pictus isolate F3 Inbred chromosome 4, Lp3.0, whole genome shotgun sequence genome:
- the LOC129258717 gene encoding D-beta-hydroxybutyrate dehydrogenase, mitochondrial-like codes for MFKRIADVNLWGTVRVTNAFTHLVRKSKGRIVNIGSVLARQGTAGFSHYSISKHGVEAFTQCLRYELRNFGVRVSIVEPGNFMAATNIYTNENIDNVRDELWANMKEEQKAVFEKDFNNMVDIVRFSRTIGSADPSPVVDCFLDAVLNESPRIRYEPKDVYWTIRTVIMAHFPEEISDLIF; via the exons ATGTTCAAACGAATCGCTGATGTCAATCTCTGGGGGACTGTCCGGGTTACAAACGCCTTCACTCATCTTGTGAGAAAATCAAAAG GTCGAATCGTGAATATCGGAAGCGTTCTGGCACGTCAAGGAACAGCCGGTTTCTCGCACTACTCCATCAGCAAACATGGTGTCGAGGCCTTCACCCAGTGTCTACGATACGAGCTCCGGAACTTCGGTGTCCGTGTCAGCATCGTCGAGCCCGGTAACTTCATGGCCGCTACCAACATCTACACCAACGAGAACATCGACAACGTCCGAGATGAGCTGTGGGCGAACATGAAAGAGGAACAGAAAGCTGTCTTCGAGAAGGATTTCAATAACATGGTCGATATCGTTAGGTTCTCAAGGACAATCGGTTCAGCGGATCCTTCACCTGTTGTAGATTGCTTTCTGGATGCAGTCTTGAACGAGAGTCCGCGAATACGATACGAACCGAAGGACGTATATTGGACGATTCGTACAGTAATCATGGCGCATTTTCCTGAAGAGATTTCAGAtcttatattttga